The Candidatus Endomicrobium procryptotermitis genomic sequence CTTCCATTTTCTATTATTTTGTCCAAGTAAAAAAGGCTGCTTCACGATCGCTGTAAGGATATTATCAAAATTGAACTCTTTTTCTTTCAGGCGTGCCGAAAGTTTATCCTTTCTTGATGTAGTTAATTTACTCACAGATGACAGATTATTAATCTTTGCAAACTCATTCCACTTCGTAAAAAAATCTTTTGGCGCCATGAGGGGAATCCCCTCTTTAGAATTGTCTTTAATATTGTCTTTAACAGCTATATATAGTGTGCTTGTTCTCATTTCGTTAACTTCCGATTCTCGTTTTGAGAACTCTTTGTTCTCATTTTGTGAACTTTCCGATTCTCGTTTTGAGAACTCTTTCCAACTGTCATAATCTTTATTTATCCCTGTTTTTCCGGTTCCTTTTTCATGGATCAATACATTCATTCTGATTAAATTATTAAAAGCTACGGAAACTCTACCCTTCGCAAGCTTCAGATCAGCCATTATCTTACTTTGCTTCAATGGCACAGACTTGCGATTAAACCCATAGGTTTGCCTGATCACATATGAAACGATTTTCATTTCATTTCTCGTAAAATTGAAGAGATATACAGCCTCATATAAATCGTTTGCAATTTTAAGATATCCGTTTTCAATCTGTGGGTTCGACATCGTTAGCATCTCCGTCTATGTCTTCTCTTTGTTTCTCAGAAATTTTTAAAAAAGCGGATGAAACTTTGCTATATTCCTCTTCAGAAAGCCACGGCGTATCTGTGCTTAGACGGCCTTCAGTTGGATATCCCAAGTCTTTCAATAGCATTGTTATTAATAACCCTCTTTTTTTTATATCGAAACGAGAGAATATATTTGCGTCCTCTTTATCTAAAATAATCTTGTTTGACATCTCAATCTCCCCCAACATTTAAATCTTCAAATCGACAAAATTTAAAGTTAAAAACAAGTCCTATTTCGCCTGTGTCTCCATCTCTTTGCTTTTCAATGATAAGCGTGGCAGAGTTCTTTAATTCAGGATCATCTTTTTTGTAGTACCCATCTCTATGCAAAAAGATTACCGTATCGGCATCTTGCTCAAGCGTTCCCGAATCTCTCAAATCAGAAAGCATGGGCTTTTTGTTTTCCCTTGATTCATTTTTTCTTGAAAGCTGAGAAAGAGCCAAAACTGGAACATTCAAATCTTTTGCGATTGTGCATAATCCTTGTGAAAACTCTGCCACTTCTTGCTCTCTATTTCTTTTAGAAGCGATATCGCTACCTTTTATCTTCTGTATATGGTCAATCATAACAAGCCCAATTGCCACGTTTTTAGACTTCATTTCCATTGCCCATTTTTTTGCACGCATCTGCATTTCCAAAACAGTTAGACCGGGGGTATCATCAATGTATATCGGTAATTCGGAAAGCTCTCTCGCAGCTGTGTGTAACTTTGAATATTCGCCATACAAACTGCCCTTTGATGGTTTTCTTATACGCCAGCCCTCAACATTTCCCATATTCGAAAAGAATCGATAATTTAATTTTTTGACAGACATCTCAAGAGAAAACATTAAAACCGCTTTCTTTTCATTTTTCGCAATATTTAAACCAATGTTCAAGCCTAACATCGTTTTTCCCATGCTAGGCCTTGCGGCCAAAACTATAAAATCACTGTTGAAAAATCCACCTGTCATTTCGTCAAGAAGTTTAAAACCTGTTTTTATGCTTAGGCTCTTGGCTTGACCTGTTATAATATCGTTAATCTCATTCAATGTAGGTCTAACAGTATCAGCGATATGAACTATTCCATTACTGTTGTTTCGTTTCAAAATTTCAAAAAGCCTACTCTGAATATTCGATGTCAGAACCAATGGATTATCGCTGTTTTTTAATAACTTCCCTTTGAATTCATGACAAGCATTTAAAAGCATACGGGTGTGAGAAAGTCTCAACACCTCTTCTGCGTAATGTTCAGCATTGGCCGCAGAGCTCACAATGTCGGTTAGTTCTGTTAAATAGCTAAATCCGCCATGATCCTTAAACTGTTCGTTATTTTGAAGTCTGCTATTAATATTTATCGTGTCGGCTTCGATATTCTTTACATAAAGGTCAATGATTGTGTTATATATAGTTCTATGCAGCTCAAAATAAAAGTCATCGGCTTTTAGAATATTGAATATCTGCGCAATTGTTTTTTGTTCGCCTGGTATCATCAGGCAACCGAGAACAGCTTTTTCGCTATTAATATCGTTTGGCGGAACTTTTGAAATATCCATTAATTATCAAACCATCCCGTTTCTATGTCATTTTTCTTTGCAATAAAGTAGCGCGTCATGAAAACCTTCTCGCCGAACTCAACGCCCTCAGGAACTTTCTCTATACTTTGACCTATGTCTGAACAAAGTTGAGATATTACAACGCCTATTTGTTCAAGTGATAAGAAGCTAAACATCTCAATGCTTTCTCCGTCTATCATGAATCCCTTTCTTAAAAATTGATCAGATACTATTCCGGTAGGCGCCGTTTTTTTTACATGACTGCCTTCTGTAAATTTTTTGCAGAAATTTTTTCCTGTTGAAAATTTAATGATATGAGAAGGAGTTTCTTTAACTTCTTTTATAATCTTATCTTC encodes the following:
- the dnaB gene encoding replicative DNA helicase: MDISKVPPNDINSEKAVLGCLMIPGEQKTIAQIFNILKADDFYFELHRTIYNTIIDLYVKNIEADTININSRLQNNEQFKDHGGFSYLTELTDIVSSAANAEHYAEEVLRLSHTRMLLNACHEFKGKLLKNSDNPLVLTSNIQSRLFEILKRNNSNGIVHIADTVRPTLNEINDIITGQAKSLSIKTGFKLLDEMTGGFFNSDFIVLAARPSMGKTMLGLNIGLNIAKNEKKAVLMFSLEMSVKKLNYRFFSNMGNVEGWRIRKPSKGSLYGEYSKLHTAARELSELPIYIDDTPGLTVLEMQMRAKKWAMEMKSKNVAIGLVMIDHIQKIKGSDIASKRNREQEVAEFSQGLCTIAKDLNVPVLALSQLSRKNESRENKKPMLSDLRDSGTLEQDADTVIFLHRDGYYKKDDPELKNSATLIIEKQRDGDTGEIGLVFNFKFCRFEDLNVGGD
- a CDS encoding replication protein; its protein translation is MSNPQIENGYLKIANDLYEAVYLFNFTRNEMKIVSYVIRQTYGFNRKSVPLKQSKIMADLKLAKGRVSVAFNNLIRMNVLIHEKGTGKTGINKDYDSWKEFSKRESESSQNENKEFSKRESEVNEMRTSTLYIAVKDNIKDNSKEGIPLMAPKDFFTKWNEFAKINNLSSVSKLTTSRKDKLSARLKEKEFNFDNILTAIVKQPFLLGQNNRKWKVDFDWIIKNDNNYTKILEEKYLNSTTEISSGAKETESTETLDSVIQEKRKLTGLDWTDSKGNRHDGVLHNSEDYKETERLFNEKEVPKIEASYNARNNDLTKKRGNNG